From a region of the Thermosulfurimonas sp. F29 genome:
- a CDS encoding type 4a pilus biogenesis protein PilO, translated as MRDYFYKLKSWFVKQIEPLNFRQRFILAIISIILPVFVYVYWFVIPSVKKIENLTKENDKLRKEIAKYQKISKQKPLLEAKLARRKIFFKKLVYTLPNEKEIPELLSRVSEQAKHSGLEVVSFTPQPEIAHDYYNTIPFGIELKGTFEELVLFWEKVEHLPRIITLNSMDLQMREGEAEKFYLSARCVFHTYRYTGKVINKRKKR; from the coding sequence ATGCGTGATTATTTTTATAAATTAAAATCCTGGTTTGTTAAACAAATAGAGCCTCTAAATTTCCGACAGAGATTCATTCTGGCTATTATTAGTATAATTCTTCCTGTGTTTGTTTATGTTTATTGGTTTGTAATTCCTTCGGTAAAAAAGATTGAAAATTTGACGAAAGAAAATGATAAACTGCGAAAGGAAATTGCTAAATATCAAAAAATATCGAAACAGAAACCATTACTTGAGGCTAAACTGGCAAGAAGAAAGATCTTTTTTAAGAAATTGGTTTATACGCTTCCCAATGAAAAGGAGATTCCGGAACTGTTGAGTCGAGTATCCGAGCAGGCTAAACATTCTGGTCTGGAGGTTGTCTCCTTTACTCCTCAGCCGGAAATTGCTCATGATTACTATAATACTATTCCTTTCGGTATTGAATTAAAAGGAACTTTTGAAGAATTGGTTCTTTTCTGGGAAAAGGTTGAACACCTGCCCCGTATTATTACTTTGAACTCTATGGATCTACAGATGCGAGAAGGTGAGGCAGAAAAATTTTATCTTTCCGCAAGATGTGTGTTTCATACTTATAGATATACAGGAAAGGTGATAAATAAAAGGAAAAAGAGATGA
- a CDS encoding pilus assembly protein PilP, translated as MKRTTSKKGIILKDQELARWEKILAAETYHTRLRGFSNPFEPFFRERSRGRKKRVALSPLERWTLQELRLTGIVKKNGRRWALIEDPSGKGYFVSVGTRIGPNQGYITRIGKDFIMVRERVVDFLGREKVREIKISLRPTEEAHEVP; from the coding sequence GTGAAGAGAACGACTTCCAAAAAAGGTATCATTCTCAAGGATCAGGAACTTGCACGATGGGAAAAGATTCTGGCGGCGGAGACTTACCATACCCGTCTTCGCGGTTTTTCGAACCCCTTTGAACCCTTTTTCAGGGAGAGAAGCCGGGGCAGGAAAAAGCGCGTAGCCTTATCCCCCCTGGAAAGGTGGACCCTTCAGGAACTCCGGCTCACCGGAATAGTAAAAAAGAATGGCCGAAGGTGGGCGCTGATAGAGGATCCTTCCGGAAAGGGATATTTCGTGTCGGTGGGAACGCGCATAGGCCCCAATCAGGGCTATATTACCAGAATCGGGAAGGATTTTATTATGGTCAGGGAAAGAGTGGTGGATTTTCTGGGACGCGAGAAAGTCAGAGAGATAAAAATATCCCTAAGACCTACGGAGGAAGCCCATGAGGTTCCTTAA
- a CDS encoding 3-deoxy-7-phosphoheptulonate synthase, translated as MIIILRPEVDPAGPEVKQILNTLHYYQGVQTRISGVTGKERKVIEIYVIGDTSRIPEEEIERLPGVERVVRVSKKYRLIGRHREDLEALGFEYNGLYFDQDSFHIFAGLCAVDTPENVEAMFRALREVGVTTSRMGAYKPRTNPYSFQGHGRRCLPWLFELAGKYGIRCIAMEVTKEVHIEEIYEELERAGRPTGVMLQIGTRNAQNFELLKAVGSQNEFPVLYKRGMGITLEESLNACEYIASEGNRRIVFCLRGVKTNLGDPHRNLVDFAHVPVVKGLTRLPVCVDPTHSVGRRQTAPDGIQEIFHIAAQGVIAGANMILVEFHPRPEEALCDGPQALTLEELPHFVEDMRVVREAYLTRKALAHRYQTAPSRKEVSIDEGTLPSACAL; from the coding sequence ATGATTATTATTCTCAGACCCGAAGTCGATCCCGCCGGGCCGGAGGTCAAACAGATCCTGAACACCCTCCATTACTATCAGGGCGTTCAGACCCGCATCTCCGGAGTCACGGGCAAGGAGAGGAAGGTGATCGAGATATATGTGATAGGGGATACCTCCCGCATCCCCGAGGAGGAGATAGAGCGTCTCCCCGGGGTGGAGAGGGTGGTTCGGGTCTCCAAGAAGTATCGCCTGATCGGTCGTCACCGGGAGGACCTCGAGGCCCTGGGCTTCGAGTACAACGGTCTCTACTTCGACCAGGACTCCTTTCACATCTTCGCCGGGCTCTGCGCGGTGGACACCCCGGAGAATGTGGAGGCCATGTTCCGGGCCCTGCGGGAGGTGGGCGTCACCACCTCGCGAATGGGGGCCTACAAGCCCCGCACCAATCCCTATTCCTTTCAGGGACACGGGCGTCGGTGTCTGCCCTGGCTTTTTGAACTGGCCGGGAAGTACGGCATCAGGTGTATTGCCATGGAGGTCACCAAGGAAGTCCACATAGAGGAGATTTACGAGGAGCTCGAGCGGGCCGGGCGCCCCACCGGGGTCATGCTCCAGATCGGCACCCGAAACGCCCAGAACTTCGAACTGCTCAAGGCGGTGGGAAGCCAGAACGAGTTTCCCGTTCTTTACAAGCGAGGAATGGGAATCACCCTCGAGGAATCCCTCAACGCCTGTGAGTACATCGCCAGTGAGGGCAATCGCAGGATCGTCTTCTGTCTGCGCGGGGTGAAGACCAATCTCGGGGATCCCCATCGCAACCTGGTGGACTTTGCCCATGTTCCGGTGGTGAAGGGGCTCACGCGGCTTCCGGTTTGCGTGGACCCCACCCATTCCGTCGGACGGAGGCAGACCGCGCCGGACGGAATCCAGGAGATCTTTCACATCGCCGCCCAGGGGGTCATCGCCGGGGCCAACATGATCCTGGTGGAGTTCCACCCCCGGCCCGAGGAGGCGCTCTGCGACGGTCCCCAGGCCCTGACCCTGGAGGAACTTCCCCACTTCGTGGAGGACATGCGGGTGGTGCGCGAGGCCTACCTCACCCGCAAGGCCCTGGCCCATAGATATCAAACCGCACCGTCCCGAAAGGAGGTCTCCATCGATGAAGGGACTCTACCTTCAGCATGTGCCCTTTGA
- the pilM gene encoding pilus assembly protein PilM, which yields MFISFGPFGKKRGFLGLDIGSYSLKLAEAYQKGSSIVINSFSQIRLPPDTVTDGMIKNKEAFLKALKELLDNLKPRTHLLNTGLYAYTTFYERIPLSFVEEEDFHQAVLSEIESFVPFDLSDIYIDYVPFIKEKDKYEIIFATAKKENVDTLLEIFSELNLTVNAIDVDVFAISNLLEFLYGPNIRLVIDIGFSKTLTVFIDKLGPLFSREIAYGLSYILKNISQELDVPLDEAEKLQFSFPDDERGYAIKEIYTEFLRNLVEEIENSFNIFKGKYYMVPKEIFIIGGGSNIPGFSDFIRDQFKIEVKGITLNSKLSFSGNFDENYISYINRIGAFAVAQAIREFIA from the coding sequence ATGTTTATATCTTTTGGGCCATTTGGGAAAAAGAGGGGTTTTTTGGGGTTAGATATAGGTAGTTACTCTCTCAAGCTTGCCGAAGCTTATCAAAAAGGTTCTTCTATTGTTATAAACAGTTTTTCACAGATTCGTCTTCCTCCGGACACCGTAACCGATGGGATGATCAAGAACAAGGAGGCGTTTCTTAAGGCTTTAAAGGAGCTGCTGGATAATTTAAAACCTCGGACGCATTTACTCAATACTGGTCTTTACGCATATACCACTTTCTATGAGCGCATCCCTCTTAGCTTTGTGGAGGAGGAAGATTTTCATCAGGCGGTTCTCTCGGAGATAGAGAGTTTTGTTCCCTTCGATTTAAGTGATATTTATATAGATTATGTTCCTTTTATTAAAGAAAAAGACAAATATGAGATAATTTTTGCTACAGCTAAGAAGGAGAATGTTGATACCTTGTTAGAAATTTTTTCTGAACTAAACCTCACGGTTAACGCTATAGATGTAGATGTTTTTGCGATTTCTAATTTACTTGAATTTTTATATGGGCCTAATATTAGATTAGTCATCGATATAGGATTTTCTAAAACTTTGACGGTATTTATTGATAAGCTTGGACCACTATTTTCCAGAGAGATTGCCTATGGTTTGTCTTATATTTTAAAAAATATTTCTCAAGAATTGGATGTTCCTCTTGATGAGGCGGAAAAGCTTCAGTTTTCCTTTCCCGACGATGAAAGAGGTTATGCGATAAAAGAAATATATACGGAATTCTTGCGTAATCTTGTGGAGGAAATTGAAAATAGTTTTAATATTTTTAAAGGTAAATATTACATGGTTCCTAAAGAGATATTCATTATCGGAGGTGGCAGTAATATACCGGGATTTTCTGATTTTATAAGAGATCAATTTAAAATAGAAGTAAAGGGTATAACATTGAATTCTAAACTTTCTTTTTCTGGTAATTTTGATGAAAATTATATTTCTTATATTAATAGAATTGGCGCCTTTGCTGTCGCTCAGGCCATCCGAGAGTTTATAGCATGA
- a CDS encoding type 1 glutamine amidotransferase, translating to MKGLYLQHVPFETPRAILDWADERGHELRGIHLFAGDPLPREFPELVVVMGGPMSVHDEDRYPWLPEEKGYLREALAAGSRILGICLGAQLLAEILGAEVVKNRHKEIGWFPVHLTDEALKHSLFEGLPREFPAFHWHGETFGLPEGAMHVAYSEACRNQAFLYRDQALALQFHLEMTPEGAEDLLRHSAEDLVPGPYVQSPEEIRGRDSLYRTTREILFTLLDRFVDL from the coding sequence ATGAAGGGACTCTACCTTCAGCATGTGCCCTTTGAGACCCCGCGGGCCATCCTGGACTGGGCCGACGAAAGGGGTCACGAACTGCGGGGGATACACCTTTTCGCGGGCGATCCTCTCCCCCGGGAGTTTCCCGAGCTGGTGGTGGTTATGGGAGGGCCCATGAGCGTTCACGACGAGGACCGTTATCCCTGGCTTCCGGAGGAAAAGGGTTACCTGAGGGAGGCCCTGGCGGCCGGAAGCCGCATTCTGGGAATCTGTCTGGGGGCCCAGCTTCTGGCGGAAATCCTGGGAGCGGAAGTGGTCAAGAACCGGCACAAAGAGATAGGCTGGTTTCCGGTGCACCTTACCGACGAAGCCCTAAAACATTCACTGTTCGAGGGCCTTCCCCGGGAATTTCCGGCCTTTCACTGGCACGGGGAGACCTTCGGCCTTCCGGAAGGAGCCATGCATGTGGCCTACTCCGAGGCCTGCCGAAACCAGGCCTTCCTTTACCGGGATCAGGCCCTGGCCCTGCAATTCCACCTGGAAATGACCCCGGAGGGGGCGGAGGACCTCCTGAGACATTCGGCCGAGGATCTGGTTCCCGGGCCTTATGTGCAATCCCCGGAGGAAATCCGGGGCCGGGATTCTCTATATCGAACCACCCGGGAGATCCTTTTTACCCTTCTGGACCGGTTCGTGGACCTCTAG
- the lepA gene encoding translation elongation factor 4 produces the protein MKAFPQERIRNFSIIAHVDHGKSTLADRLLEATGAVSEREMREQFLDKLDLERERGITIKAQAVRLYYQAEDGEVYQLNLIDTPGHVDFSYEVSRALSACEGALLVVDASQGVEAQTLANVYLALENDLEIIPVLNKIDLPQADPDRVRREIEEIIGLDASEAIEASAKLGIGTREILEAIVKRIPPPRGERKKPLRALIFDSWYDPYLGVVVLIRVVEGKIHPGQRIRLLSTGRVYEVTRVGVFAPHPTSVDALYAGEVGFFAAGIKEVRETRIGDTVTEADAEVEPLPGFREIKPMVFAGIFPVISDDYEDLREAIEKLWLNDPAFSYEPETSAALGFGFRCGFQGLLHMEIVQERLEREFGLNLITTAPSVRYRVELTSGEEMEIENPAQWPDPGRIKEVKEPYIRAEIYTPKDYIGPILTLCEEKRGIQKEIRYLTPERVLIIYDLPFAEVVLDFFDRLKSVSRGYASMDYQFLEYRPGDLVKMDILINKQPVDALSVIVHREKAYYRGRELVSRLKEVIPRQLFEVVIQAAIGSKVIARERIPPLRKDVLAKCYGGDVTRKKKLLEKQKEGKKRMKALGQVEIPQEAFLAVLRI, from the coding sequence ATGAAGGCCTTCCCTCAGGAAAGGATAAGAAACTTTTCCATCATCGCCCATGTGGACCACGGGAAGTCCACGCTGGCCGATCGTCTGCTCGAGGCCACCGGGGCGGTCTCGGAAAGGGAAATGCGTGAACAGTTCCTGGACAAGCTCGATCTCGAACGGGAAAGGGGCATCACCATCAAGGCCCAGGCGGTGCGTCTTTACTACCAGGCCGAGGACGGTGAGGTGTATCAGCTCAACCTCATCGACACGCCCGGCCATGTGGACTTCTCCTACGAGGTTTCCCGGGCCCTTTCCGCCTGTGAGGGGGCCCTTCTGGTGGTGGACGCCTCCCAGGGGGTGGAGGCCCAGACCCTGGCCAATGTCTATCTGGCCCTAGAAAACGACCTGGAGATCATTCCGGTGCTCAACAAGATCGACCTTCCCCAGGCCGACCCGGATCGGGTCCGAAGGGAGATAGAGGAGATCATCGGGCTAGACGCCTCCGAGGCCATAGAGGCCAGTGCCAAACTGGGCATAGGCACCAGGGAGATCCTGGAGGCCATCGTGAAAAGGATCCCACCGCCCCGGGGAGAAAGGAAAAAACCCCTGCGGGCCCTCATCTTCGATTCCTGGTACGACCCCTATCTGGGAGTGGTGGTCCTCATCCGGGTGGTGGAGGGAAAGATCCATCCGGGCCAGAGGATCAGGCTCCTTTCCACCGGCCGGGTCTACGAGGTGACCCGGGTGGGGGTCTTCGCCCCGCATCCCACCTCGGTGGACGCCCTCTACGCCGGAGAGGTGGGCTTTTTCGCCGCCGGCATCAAGGAGGTCCGCGAAACCCGCATCGGCGACACGGTTACCGAAGCCGACGCGGAGGTGGAACCGCTTCCCGGTTTCCGGGAGATCAAACCCATGGTCTTTGCCGGAATCTTTCCCGTGATAAGTGACGACTACGAGGACCTGCGCGAGGCCATCGAAAAGCTCTGGCTGAACGACCCCGCCTTCTCCTACGAGCCCGAAACCTCGGCGGCCCTGGGCTTCGGATTCCGCTGCGGGTTCCAGGGATTACTCCACATGGAAATCGTCCAGGAGCGACTGGAACGGGAGTTCGGGCTCAACCTGATCACCACCGCTCCCTCGGTGCGCTACCGGGTGGAGCTCACCAGCGGCGAGGAGATGGAGATAGAGAATCCCGCCCAGTGGCCCGACCCCGGAAGGATAAAGGAAGTCAAGGAGCCCTACATACGGGCCGAGATCTACACCCCCAAAGATTACATCGGTCCCATCCTCACCCTCTGCGAGGAAAAACGGGGGATTCAAAAGGAGATACGCTACCTCACCCCGGAACGGGTCCTCATCATCTACGATCTTCCCTTTGCCGAGGTGGTGCTCGACTTCTTCGACCGACTCAAGTCCGTGTCCCGGGGCTACGCCTCCATGGATTATCAGTTCCTGGAATATCGCCCCGGCGATCTGGTAAAGATGGACATCCTCATCAACAAGCAACCCGTGGACGCCCTCTCGGTGATCGTCCACCGGGAGAAGGCCTATTACCGCGGGCGGGAGCTGGTGTCCAGACTCAAGGAGGTCATTCCCCGCCAGCTCTTTGAGGTGGTCATCCAGGCGGCCATAGGTTCCAAGGTCATTGCCCGGGAAAGGATCCCTCCGCTCAGAAAGGATGTGCTGGCCAAGTGCTACGGAGGGGATGTGACCCGAAAGAAAAAATTGCTGGAAAAACAAAAAGAGGGTAAAAAGCGCATGAAGGCCCTGGGGCAGGTAGAGATCCCTCAGGAGGCCTTCCTGGCGGTGTTGCGCATCTAA
- the rsmA gene encoding 16S rRNA (adenine(1518)-N(6)/adenine(1519)-N(6))-dimethyltransferase RsmA: MPGPVFPDIPSKPPGPAELLRRHGLRPRKSLGQHFLRRPEAALRIVEAAALPPHETVVELGAGLGILTWALSLRFRRVIAYELDEKLLSVLRKENFLPSRVEIRRGDILRLDYAALRREVGRPLILFGNLPYYLSSRLLYRLYELHELFEAAVFMFQREVAERLLASPGGKNYGLLSVLTSLLTEARRLMLLSPGEFYPPPEVASAVVKLVFRREFLPEGIFRLLKVAFSRRRKKLLRNLATVWPEEAIREAFRDLGLAENIRAEAVGPEVYLELARRLEVHEPVQKGKKDLPGGSI; the protein is encoded by the coding sequence ATGCCCGGGCCCGTTTTCCCCGATATTCCTTCTAAGCCCCCCGGCCCGGCGGAACTGCTGAGACGCCACGGTCTCAGGCCGCGCAAGTCCCTGGGGCAGCACTTCCTTCGGCGTCCGGAAGCGGCCCTGCGGATTGTGGAGGCCGCGGCTCTGCCCCCGCACGAGACGGTGGTGGAACTCGGAGCCGGGCTGGGAATCCTGACCTGGGCCCTTTCCCTGCGATTCAGGCGGGTCATCGCCTACGAGCTCGACGAAAAGTTGCTCTCCGTACTCCGTAAGGAAAACTTCCTGCCCTCCCGGGTGGAGATCCGCCGGGGCGATATCCTGCGTCTGGACTATGCCGCGTTAAGGCGGGAGGTGGGGCGCCCCCTGATCCTCTTCGGGAATCTGCCCTATTACCTCTCAAGCCGGCTTCTATATCGACTCTACGAATTACACGAACTCTTCGAGGCGGCGGTCTTCATGTTCCAGCGTGAGGTGGCCGAAAGGCTGCTCGCTTCCCCGGGAGGGAAAAACTACGGTCTGCTTTCCGTTCTTACCTCCCTTCTTACCGAAGCCCGTCGGCTGATGCTCCTTTCCCCCGGGGAATTCTATCCCCCTCCGGAGGTGGCTTCCGCGGTGGTAAAACTGGTCTTCCGGCGGGAGTTTCTTCCCGAGGGGATTTTCCGGCTCCTGAAGGTGGCTTTTTCCCGGCGCCGCAAGAAGCTCCTGCGCAATCTCGCCACCGTCTGGCCGGAAGAGGCGATCCGGGAGGCCTTTCGGGATCTCGGCCTCGCCGAGAATATTAGGGCCGAGGCGGTGGGACCGGAGGTGTATCTGGAGCTGGCCCGTCGCCTAGAGGTCCACGAACCGGTCCAGAAGGGTAAAAAGGATCTCCCGGGTGGTTCGATATAG
- a CDS encoding type IV pilus secretin PilQ — translation MRFLKLIVVAFIFLGGGVAQAAYHLLQNVEVSPFPKGVSIIFSFDRLPVYTVSAREGKKGVVLKLEDTRIADTKWIGNIRKSLIKSIDIAAEDRGIRVELFTEKPVAYRVRPEKRGLILTLRELETPSSPVAQQSKSKEWYERISLPRIEESAIEVPLTRSKYTGTPISVDFQNADIHAVLRLLAKVGGFNVVVSDSVKGTVTLRLENVPWDQVLDTVLASKGLGMVRVGNIVRVAPLKELRDEARRIREIKEEQAREEDVAPLKMVYFQVNYARAKDVAEQIKKILSDRGDVTYEERTNQVIVKDVPKVIREARELINRIDQPTKQVLIEARIVEVQDNYEHRLGIRWSGAGWRLSQHTFTGISPQTGLSLDNDLSASQATGVQPGTVNIGIDPGAIVDLGVAGTSRLGFTFGHVSHESALFLDVQLSALESEGVARVISAPRVITEDNQEAEIKQGFRIPYLKLNEQGVATTEFMDATLRLKVVPHVTPDNRITLELEIEKNAPDFSRQVNGVPSIVTRYAKTRVIVQNGDTVVIGGIIERNLSNASNKVPGLSRIPGAGELFKNRQRSFSKNELIVFITPRIVSSDISGLY, via the coding sequence ATGAGGTTCCTTAAACTGATTGTGGTTGCCTTTATCTTCCTGGGGGGAGGGGTGGCTCAGGCCGCCTATCATCTTTTACAAAATGTGGAAGTTTCTCCCTTTCCCAAGGGCGTGAGTATCATTTTTTCCTTTGATCGACTACCCGTATATACAGTTTCTGCGCGAGAGGGTAAGAAAGGGGTGGTGCTCAAGCTCGAGGACACCCGTATCGCCGATACCAAATGGATCGGAAATATCCGTAAAAGCCTGATAAAGAGCATTGATATCGCGGCGGAGGACCGGGGGATAAGAGTGGAACTTTTTACCGAAAAACCGGTGGCCTACAGGGTTAGGCCCGAAAAAAGGGGGCTTATTCTTACCCTTAGGGAGCTTGAAACCCCTTCCTCTCCCGTCGCACAACAGAGTAAGTCCAAGGAATGGTATGAACGAATTTCTCTGCCCAGAATAGAAGAGAGTGCCATAGAGGTACCGCTTACCCGAAGCAAGTATACCGGAACCCCCATATCGGTGGATTTTCAAAATGCGGATATTCATGCGGTACTGAGGTTGTTGGCCAAGGTCGGGGGGTTCAATGTGGTGGTCAGTGATAGCGTAAAGGGCACGGTGACCCTGCGCCTGGAGAATGTGCCCTGGGATCAGGTGCTGGATACCGTTCTGGCCAGTAAGGGGCTGGGAATGGTCAGGGTGGGTAACATCGTGCGGGTGGCCCCCCTGAAAGAGCTGCGGGACGAGGCCCGAAGGATCAGGGAGATAAAGGAGGAACAGGCCCGGGAGGAGGATGTAGCCCCCTTGAAGATGGTTTACTTTCAGGTGAACTACGCTCGAGCCAAGGATGTGGCCGAACAGATCAAAAAGATCCTTTCGGATCGCGGGGATGTGACCTACGAGGAAAGGACCAATCAAGTTATCGTGAAGGATGTGCCCAAGGTCATCCGGGAGGCCCGGGAGCTCATCAATCGCATCGATCAGCCCACCAAGCAGGTCCTCATCGAGGCCCGGATCGTGGAGGTTCAGGATAATTACGAGCACAGGCTGGGGATTCGCTGGTCCGGGGCGGGCTGGCGCCTGAGCCAGCATACCTTCACCGGTATTTCGCCCCAGACCGGACTGAGTCTGGACAACGATTTGAGCGCTTCCCAGGCCACCGGTGTCCAGCCCGGAACCGTGAACATCGGGATTGATCCCGGAGCCATAGTGGATCTGGGCGTGGCCGGGACCTCCCGGCTGGGCTTTACCTTCGGTCATGTGAGTCACGAGTCGGCCCTTTTTTTGGATGTGCAGCTCTCGGCTCTGGAGAGTGAGGGAGTGGCCAGGGTCATTTCCGCTCCCCGGGTTATCACCGAGGATAATCAGGAGGCCGAGATCAAACAGGGATTCCGCATCCCCTATCTTAAATTGAATGAACAGGGGGTAGCCACCACCGAATTCATGGATGCCACCCTGCGGTTGAAGGTGGTTCCCCATGTAACCCCGGATAATCGAATTACCCTGGAACTGGAGATTGAGAAGAATGCCCCGGATTTTAGCCGGCAGGTGAACGGGGTCCCCTCCATCGTGACCCGTTACGCCAAGACCAGGGTGATCGTTCAGAACGGAGATACCGTGGTGATCGGAGGGATAATAGAGCGGAACCTCTCCAATGCCAGCAACAAAGTTCCCGGCCTCTCCAGAATTCCGGGAGCCGGGGAGCTTTTCAAGAATCGTCAGCGTTCCTTTTCCAAAAACGAGTTGATCGTGTTCATCACCCCACGGATTGTCTCCTCCGACATATCCGGACTATACTGA
- the lepB gene encoding signal peptidase I encodes MEDFWEKVWDWVKSIALALVLALFIRTFFVQAYKIPSGSMIPTLLIGDHILVNKMVYGIRDPFTRRPILYHGRLPRRQEVVVFIYPLNRKLDFIKRVIGLPGDVIMIRNKRVYVNGKLLREPYVQHTDPRVYPLREVCVRDPFSVSGSLCRDNFGPVRVPPGYIFVMGDNRDESYDSRFWGFVPLRDLKGKAFLIYFSWDPRTFHIRWRRIGKLIH; translated from the coding sequence ATGGAGGATTTCTGGGAAAAAGTTTGGGATTGGGTGAAAAGCATAGCGCTGGCCCTGGTTCTGGCCCTCTTCATTCGCACCTTTTTCGTGCAGGCCTACAAGATCCCCTCCGGATCCATGATCCCCACCCTTCTCATCGGGGACCACATCCTGGTAAACAAGATGGTCTACGGGATCAGGGATCCCTTCACCCGCAGACCCATCCTTTACCACGGACGCCTTCCCAGGCGTCAGGAGGTGGTGGTGTTTATTTATCCCCTGAATCGAAAGCTCGACTTCATCAAACGGGTCATAGGGCTCCCCGGAGATGTCATTATGATCCGGAACAAGCGGGTTTATGTAAACGGCAAACTCCTCAGGGAACCCTATGTACAGCACACCGATCCTCGGGTTTACCCCCTCCGCGAGGTGTGCGTAAGGGATCCCTTTTCCGTATCAGGGAGTCTCTGCCGGGACAACTTCGGGCCGGTGCGGGTTCCCCCGGGCTACATCTTCGTCATGGGGGACAATCGGGACGAGAGTTACGACAGCCGTTTCTGGGGGTTCGTGCCCCTTCGGGACCTCAAGGGCAAGGCCTTTCTCATATATTTCTCCTGGGATCCGCGCACCTTTCACATTCGCTGGCGCAGAATAGGAAAGCTCATTCACTGA
- a CDS encoding PilN domain-containing protein, whose amino-acid sequence MIKINFVKEREKRKFVLRIDWLKIYFLSACLCLFLVIFSFLAIQREINDKNREKELLQRERARYIILIKKIEKLKKEDDELKNRIQTIIDLKRKRGQLLKIFDEIMLSVPIGKMYLVNFSLHNNRAIVSGFALDYENVAVYLKALESKKLFKRTDLLYTKQKEIKGYNLIEFKINLEF is encoded by the coding sequence ATGATTAAAATTAATTTTGTAAAAGAGCGAGAGAAGAGAAAATTTGTTCTTCGAATAGATTGGCTTAAGATTTATTTTTTATCTGCATGTTTATGTTTATTTTTGGTTATATTTTCTTTTTTAGCGATTCAAAGGGAAATTAACGATAAAAATCGAGAAAAAGAGTTGCTTCAGCGTGAAAGAGCTCGATACATAATTTTAATAAAAAAGATCGAAAAACTTAAAAAGGAAGACGATGAACTTAAAAATCGTATTCAAACTATCATTGATTTAAAAAGGAAGCGCGGTCAACTTTTAAAGATTTTTGATGAAATTATGCTTTCTGTGCCTATAGGTAAAATGTATTTGGTGAATTTTTCTCTTCATAATAATAGAGCTATTGTTTCTGGATTTGCGCTTGATTATGAAAATGTTGCTGTTTATCTTAAGGCATTAGAGAGTAAGAAACTTTTCAAGCGCACTGACTTATTATATACCAAACAAAAAGAGATAAAAGGTTACAATTTGATCGAGTTTAAAATTAATCTTGAATTTTAA